From Microcystis aeruginosa NIES-2549, a single genomic window includes:
- a CDS encoding YgfZ/GcvT domain-containing protein, translated as MKADLETIKAEYAANFLKDYHNDPQSLASQTILIDRSDWGLLELKGQDRLRFLHNQTSNAIDRLKPGQGCETIFLNSTGRTLDFVTVYAGDDSLLILVSPQRRQFLLELIDRYIFPFDKVEISDLTDNFGIVTLIGTESGQYLQKIAIPEQILTGVQHSHYLLSQPALRVAVGTGLDLPGYTLIVAATEAGPLWENLIKNGVTPADEQVWEYLRIHQGRPAVDRELTEDYNPLEAGLWRAIVFDKGCYIGQETIARLNTYKGVKQRLWGIKLSQPVPSNTPIILEAQKVGLLTSVLEDFGLGYVKTKAGGEGLKVQIGEATGELIPLPFLSHEYPFQ; from the coding sequence ATGAAAGCAGATTTAGAAACGATCAAGGCAGAGTATGCCGCTAATTTTCTGAAAGATTACCACAATGATCCCCAAAGTTTAGCATCCCAAACAATTTTAATCGATCGCTCCGATTGGGGTTTATTAGAATTAAAAGGCCAGGACCGACTGCGTTTTCTCCACAATCAAACCAGTAACGCGATTGATCGCCTGAAACCGGGTCAGGGTTGTGAGACAATTTTCCTTAACTCTACTGGTCGTACCCTCGATTTTGTCACAGTTTACGCTGGCGATGATTCCCTCCTCATCCTCGTTTCTCCCCAACGTCGTCAATTTTTACTGGAATTGATTGATCGCTATATTTTCCCCTTCGATAAGGTGGAAATTAGCGACTTAACCGATAATTTTGGCATTGTCACCCTAATCGGTACTGAAAGCGGGCAATACCTGCAAAAAATCGCCATTCCAGAGCAGATTTTAACGGGGGTGCAGCATAGTCATTATCTCCTTTCTCAACCCGCCCTGAGAGTAGCCGTCGGCACCGGCTTAGATCTGCCCGGATATACTTTAATCGTTGCCGCCACCGAAGCCGGTCCCCTCTGGGAAAATTTAATAAAAAATGGCGTTACTCCCGCAGATGAGCAGGTGTGGGAATACCTGAGAATCCATCAGGGCCGACCGGCAGTCGATCGAGAATTAACTGAAGATTATAACCCTTTAGAGGCCGGTTTATGGCGAGCGATTGTCTTTGATAAGGGCTGTTATATTGGTCAAGAAACTATCGCCCGTCTCAACACCTATAAAGGCGTAAAACAAAGACTTTGGGGCATAAAACTTAGCCAACCCGTCCCCAGCAATACCCCGATTATTTTAGAAGCGCAAAAAGTCGGTTTACTCACCAGTGTGCTGGAGGATTTTGGCTTGGGTTATGTGAAAACAAAAGCGGGAGGAGAGGGTTTGAAAGTACAAATCGGCGAGGCAACAGGAGAATTAATCCCTTTACCCTTCCTCTCTCACGAATACCCCTTTCAGTGA
- a CDS encoding nicotinate-nucleotide adenylyltransferase, which produces MLKIALFGTSADPPTAGHQAILKWLSEQYDIVAVWAADNPFKNHQTSLEHRLRMLNLLIRDIQPPRDNIQLRRELSDRRSLISVEKAQTIWGEQEEYTLVIGSDLAGQIRHWYRSQELLEKVKILVIPRPGYPINQDDIEQLQTLGGDCLIADVFAPAVSSTDYREKGDKQAVPAPIKDYIEGQKLYA; this is translated from the coding sequence ATGCTTAAAATTGCCCTTTTTGGAACCAGTGCCGATCCTCCTACTGCCGGTCATCAAGCCATACTAAAATGGTTATCGGAACAGTACGATATTGTTGCAGTTTGGGCTGCCGATAATCCCTTTAAAAATCATCAAACCAGTCTCGAACATCGTCTGAGGATGTTAAATTTGCTCATCCGGGATATTCAACCCCCAAGGGATAATATACAACTGCGACGAGAATTAAGCGATCGACGTAGCTTAATTAGTGTGGAAAAAGCGCAAACAATTTGGGGAGAACAGGAGGAATATACCCTAGTCATTGGTTCTGATTTAGCTGGACAAATTAGGCACTGGTATCGTAGCCAAGAATTACTAGAAAAAGTCAAAATTCTCGTGATTCCCCGTCCAGGCTATCCTATTAACCAAGATGATATTGAACAACTGCAAACATTAGGGGGTGATTGTCTGATTGCCGATGTATTTGCTCCGGCTGTATCCTCAACAGATTATCGAGAAAAAGGCGATAAACAGGCTGTTCCTGCACCGATTAAAGATTATATCGAAGGTCAAAAACTTTACGCATGA
- a CDS encoding DNA methyltransferase has product MPLSWNEIKNRAIAFQKEWQGETSEKAESQSFWNEFFHVFGISRRRVASFEQPIKKADNKQGFIDLLWKGTILVEHKSKGKDLEKAPQQAKDYFPNLKEHELPRYILVSDFQRFKLYDLDSGNQWEFELSNFVDNVHLFDFIAGYEKRVYKDEDSVNIQAAELMGKLHDCLKEIGYMGHDLEVYLVRLLFCLFADDTGIFNQGIFWEYIDIHTKEDGSDLAMHIASIFQVLNTPEEKRLKNIDENLTQFPYINGKLFEESLPLAAFDSKMRVMLLEACAFDWGKISPAIFGSMFQAVMNPKERRNLGAHYTSEKNIQKVIKPLFLDDLHREFEKIKGHRNKLLEFHKKIANLYFLDPACGCGNFLIITYRELRDLEILVLQELDKTGQLVTDISAIIQVDVNQFAGIEYDEFAVRVAEVAMGLIDHQMNIKVSNTFGQYFVRLPLKKAAKIVNGNALRIDWEEVISKEKLNFILGNPPFVGKQLQNADQKADMNHVLGDIKGAGVLDYVTAWYIKAAEFIQNSLIRCALVSTNSISQGEQVGIIWQELYQKYKIKIHFAHRTFSWSNEAKGNAAVHCVIIGFGLEDIDNKRIFDYADIKGEPTERKVKNINPYLVEGNDLVILSRRKTISSVPEINFGSMPNDGGHLILLQSEKEELVKNEPDADKWIRRYTGAQEFINGYSRYCLWLADIQPQELKKSKEIYRRVEEVRKVRSESNRKTTQELSKFPTLFGENRQPDTNYLLVPRVSSERRKYIPIGFFSPDYIASDSCLFVANADLSLFGILTSEMHMAWVKYVCGRLKSDYRYSNTIVYNNFPFPENITDKQKQTVETCAQAVLDTRAKYPDSSLADLYDHLTMPPDLLKAHQKLDKAVDLCYRPQLFTSELNRIEYLFELYEKLTAPLLPTSKQKATRRKNYQ; this is encoded by the coding sequence ATGCCTTTAAGTTGGAATGAAATTAAAAATCGCGCCATCGCTTTTCAAAAAGAGTGGCAAGGAGAGACTTCAGAAAAGGCAGAATCTCAGTCTTTTTGGAATGAGTTTTTTCATGTCTTTGGCATTTCACGGCGTAGGGTAGCCAGTTTTGAGCAACCGATAAAAAAAGCCGATAATAAACAGGGTTTTATTGATTTACTCTGGAAAGGAACGATTTTAGTTGAGCATAAATCGAAGGGTAAAGATTTAGAAAAAGCCCCACAACAGGCTAAGGATTATTTTCCCAATTTAAAGGAACATGAGTTACCGCGTTATATTTTAGTCTCGGATTTTCAACGGTTTAAATTATATGATTTAGATTCGGGCAATCAATGGGAATTTGAATTAAGTAATTTTGTTGATAATGTTCATTTATTTGATTTTATTGCTGGTTACGAAAAGCGAGTTTATAAAGACGAAGATTCCGTCAATATTCAAGCAGCCGAGTTAATGGGAAAACTTCATGATTGCCTCAAAGAAATTGGTTATATGGGGCATGATTTAGAAGTTTATCTAGTGCGTTTATTATTTTGTTTATTTGCCGATGATACGGGTATTTTTAATCAGGGGATTTTCTGGGAATATATTGATATACATACCAAAGAAGATGGCAGTGATTTGGCGATGCACATCGCTTCTATTTTTCAGGTTTTGAATACACCAGAAGAAAAACGATTAAAAAATATCGATGAGAATTTAACTCAATTTCCCTACATAAATGGCAAGTTATTTGAGGAGTCATTACCCTTAGCGGCTTTTGATAGCAAGATGAGAGTCATGTTATTAGAAGCTTGTGCTTTTGATTGGGGAAAAATTTCCCCTGCTATTTTTGGCTCTATGTTTCAAGCGGTAATGAATCCAAAAGAGCGACGCAATTTAGGGGCGCATTATACCTCCGAGAAGAACATTCAAAAGGTGATTAAACCGTTATTTTTAGATGATTTACACAGAGAATTTGAGAAGATTAAAGGCCATCGCAATAAATTACTAGAATTTCACAAAAAGATTGCTAATTTATATTTTCTTGATCCTGCCTGTGGTTGCGGCAACTTTTTAATTATTACCTATCGGGAGTTACGCGATTTAGAGATTTTGGTATTACAGGAGTTAGATAAAACGGGGCAGTTAGTAACAGATATTAGTGCTATTATTCAGGTAGATGTTAATCAGTTTGCGGGTATTGAATACGATGAGTTTGCGGTGAGGGTGGCAGAGGTGGCGATGGGGTTAATTGATCATCAGATGAATATTAAAGTTAGTAATACTTTTGGTCAGTATTTTGTGCGTTTACCATTAAAGAAAGCGGCAAAGATTGTTAATGGAAATGCCTTGCGGATTGATTGGGAGGAAGTTATATCAAAAGAGAAGCTCAATTTTATTTTAGGAAATCCTCCTTTTGTGGGGAAACAGTTACAAAATGCCGACCAAAAGGCTGACATGAATCATGTTTTAGGGGACATTAAAGGAGCAGGTGTTTTAGATTATGTGACGGCATGGTATATTAAAGCGGCTGAATTTATTCAAAATAGTTTAATTCGTTGCGCTTTAGTTAGTACAAATTCTATTTCTCAGGGTGAACAAGTTGGGATTATTTGGCAAGAACTTTATCAAAAATATAAAATAAAAATTCATTTTGCCCATCGAACTTTTAGCTGGAGCAATGAAGCAAAAGGAAACGCCGCAGTTCATTGTGTTATTATTGGTTTTGGGCTAGAAGATATTGACAATAAACGTATTTTTGATTATGCTGATATTAAAGGAGAACCGACAGAAAGAAAGGTTAAAAATATTAATCCTTACCTAGTTGAGGGTAATGACTTAGTAATTTTAAGTAGAAGAAAAACCATTTCATCTGTTCCAGAAATAAACTTTGGAAGTATGCCAAATGATGGTGGGCATCTTATTCTTTTACAATCTGAAAAAGAAGAATTAGTTAAAAATGAACCTGATGCTGATAAATGGATAAGACGCTATACAGGAGCGCAAGAATTTATTAATGGTTATTCTCGTTATTGTCTTTGGCTTGCTGATATTCAACCTCAAGAATTAAAGAAGTCAAAAGAAATTTATAGAAGAGTTGAAGAAGTTAGAAAAGTGCGAAGTGAAAGCAATCGAAAAACCACTCAAGAATTATCTAAATTCCCAACTCTTTTTGGAGAAAATAGACAACCTGATACTAATTATTTACTTGTTCCCCGTGTCTCATCTGAAAGAAGAAAATATATTCCAATAGGTTTCTTTAGTCCAGATTATATTGCTAGTGATAGTTGTCTCTTTGTTGCCAATGCTGATTTATCTTTATTTGGTATTCTTACTTCAGAGATGCACATGGCATGGGTTAAATATGTTTGCGGAAGATTAAAAAGTGATTACCGTTATTCAAACACCATCGTTTATAATAATTTTCCCTTTCCAGAAAATATCACCGACAAACAAAAACAAACCGTCGAAACTTGCGCTCAAGCTGTGCTAGATACTAGGGCAAAATATCCTGATAGTAGCCTTGCGGATTTATACGATCATTTAACCATGCCTCCCGACTTGCTCAAAGCTCACCAAAAACTTGACAAAGCCGTTGATTTGTGTTATCGTCCCCAACTCTTTACCAGTGAATTAAATCGGATTGAATACCTCTTTGAACTCTATGAAAAATTAACCGCCCCTTTACTCCCTACCAGCAAACAAAAAGCCACGAGAAGAAAAAATTATCAATAA
- a CDS encoding potassium channel family protein produces the protein MKPQIIVCGLGRTGYKIFCLLKQQSAAVAAISDRQMVCEYQSDIIIGDPCSPQTLLQAGLPDAETLVLAIDNDALNLEILTRARIINPKIRIVNRLFNETLGERLDQTLPAHVSMSVASLAAPIFSFAALGNKAIGQLQLFDRLWPIQEIIIEENHPWWGLPLYELWDDPARMLIYYLPAHDEIDLVSAVLLGKKLQTGDHLIIGNKPTIKAKQRFKLQKWLRNLLNLRPYQHYVQPVILVTLSLLGMISLATITYLSVNQKISLVDSLYFSVGMITGAGGNEKVAESTPDSIKIFTVVMMIVGAGVIGICYALLNDFILGSRFKQFWDATRIPVRNHHIICGLGGIGTRIVRQLHEQGCEVVVIESDPNNRFLHSVRSWGIPVIIEDARLVATLETANINNAESLIVVTYEDMINVEIALTAKAIAPKINLVLRCSQEQFGRSIQEVFDFDTVLCPRDLATYSFAAAALGGRILGNGMTDDLLWVALATLITPNHPFMGQIIKEAAMNADFVPLYLEKQGQTIHGWQLLEITLDQGDILYLTMPAMRLQQVWQNTSLTIPQSFPDLK, from the coding sequence ATGAAACCGCAAATCATCGTCTGTGGATTAGGTCGCACGGGTTATAAAATCTTTTGTTTACTCAAACAACAATCTGCGGCAGTAGCGGCGATTAGCGATCGCCAAATGGTCTGCGAATACCAGTCTGATATTATCATCGGCGATCCCTGCTCTCCTCAGACTCTCCTGCAAGCTGGTCTCCCGGATGCAGAAACCCTAGTTTTGGCCATCGATAACGACGCACTCAATCTGGAAATTCTCACCCGTGCAAGGATAATTAACCCAAAAATTCGGATAGTTAACCGACTATTTAACGAAACTTTAGGAGAAAGACTCGATCAAACCCTCCCTGCTCACGTTAGCATGAGCGTTGCTTCCCTAGCGGCTCCGATCTTTTCCTTTGCTGCCCTTGGTAATAAAGCTATCGGTCAATTACAGCTATTCGATCGCCTTTGGCCAATTCAAGAGATAATTATCGAGGAAAATCATCCTTGGTGGGGATTACCCCTCTACGAACTTTGGGACGATCCGGCCCGGATGTTAATCTATTATCTCCCCGCTCACGACGAAATTGATCTGGTTTCAGCAGTTCTTTTAGGCAAAAAACTCCAAACTGGCGATCATCTCATTATCGGCAATAAACCGACAATTAAGGCAAAACAGCGTTTTAAACTGCAAAAGTGGCTGAGAAATCTACTCAATCTCCGTCCCTATCAGCACTATGTCCAACCGGTAATTCTTGTCACCCTTTCCCTCCTGGGGATGATTTCCCTTGCTACCATTACCTATCTCAGCGTTAATCAAAAAATTTCCCTCGTCGATTCCCTCTATTTCTCCGTCGGGATGATTACCGGTGCCGGAGGTAACGAAAAAGTGGCCGAATCTACCCCCGATAGTATCAAAATTTTTACCGTGGTCATGATGATTGTCGGTGCGGGGGTTATTGGTATCTGTTATGCTCTCCTCAACGATTTTATTCTCGGTAGTCGCTTTAAGCAGTTTTGGGATGCTACCCGCATTCCCGTCCGCAATCATCACATTATCTGTGGTTTAGGAGGTATCGGCACCCGGATCGTGCGACAATTACACGAGCAAGGCTGTGAAGTGGTGGTGATTGAATCAGACCCCAATAATCGATTTTTGCATTCCGTGCGCTCCTGGGGAATCCCCGTTATCATCGAGGATGCGCGTCTAGTGGCTACCCTAGAAACCGCTAATATTAACAACGCTGAATCTTTGATCGTGGTGACTTACGAGGATATGATTAATGTGGAGATTGCCCTCACTGCTAAAGCGATCGCTCCTAAAATTAATCTAGTTTTACGCTGCTCTCAGGAACAATTCGGGCGATCGATTCAAGAGGTTTTTGATTTTGATACGGTATTATGTCCCCGGGATCTAGCTACCTATTCCTTCGCCGCGGCCGCTTTGGGCGGTAGAATTCTCGGTAATGGCATGACCGATGATCTCCTCTGGGTTGCTTTGGCTACATTAATCACACCTAATCATCCTTTTATGGGTCAAATTATCAAGGAAGCGGCGATGAATGCCGATTTTGTGCCACTTTACCTAGAAAAACAAGGTCAAACTATCCACGGTTGGCAATTACTGGAAATCACTCTCGATCAAGGTGATATTCTTTATCTAACTATGCCGGCTATGCGTTTACAACAGGTTTGGCAAAATACTTCCCTAACTATTCCCCAATCTTTCCCCGATTTAAAATGA
- a CDS encoding NAD+ synthase, translating to MRIAIAQLNPIVGDIEGNAQRILEAAQTAFNQGAELLLTPELSLCGYPPRDLLLNLGFVEKMSRQLQLLSQQLPEKLAVLVGFVEKNPSATVRGEKPLFNSIALLKSQEIKQIFTKRLLPTYDVFDEDRYFASGKESQYFQLTENNVKIGVTICEDVWNDEQFWGQRQYAVNPIADLANLGVDLIVNLSASPYSVGKQKLRESLLSHSATRYNLPIVYVNQVGGNDDLIFDGDSVAFNRQGEVIYRAQAFTSSLELIEFNQDLLPAVIHPLPVDEDEEIYRALVLGVRDYVQKCGFKRVIFGLSGGIDSSLVAAIASDALGKENVLAVMMPSPYSSDHSISDAVALVNNLGIKSEKLAIQEIMTAYDQLLDGLFAGTDFGIAEENLQSRIRGNLLMALSNKFGHLLLSTGNKSEMAVGYCTLYGDMNGGLAVIADVPKTRVYSLCRWLNRHGEIIPLNVINKAPSAELKPNQKDQDSLPPYEILDAILALLIDRHQSAEQIIAAGFEAEIVQKVIKLVKNAEFKRKQAPPVLKISDRAFGTGWRMPIASRWG from the coding sequence ATGAGAATTGCTATCGCTCAATTAAATCCCATTGTTGGAGATATCGAAGGAAATGCCCAAAGAATTTTAGAGGCTGCTCAAACAGCATTTAATCAGGGAGCAGAATTACTTTTAACCCCGGAATTATCCCTCTGTGGTTATCCTCCTAGAGACTTGTTATTAAATCTGGGTTTTGTGGAGAAAATGTCTCGACAATTGCAATTATTGTCCCAACAATTACCAGAAAAGTTAGCCGTCTTAGTCGGTTTTGTCGAAAAAAATCCCTCGGCAACGGTCAGGGGAGAAAAGCCGTTATTTAATAGCATAGCTTTGCTAAAAAGTCAAGAAATTAAACAAATTTTTACTAAACGTTTATTGCCTACCTACGATGTTTTTGATGAGGATCGTTACTTTGCTTCTGGGAAAGAAAGTCAATATTTTCAACTAACAGAAAATAATGTAAAAATCGGTGTAACTATCTGTGAAGATGTTTGGAATGATGAACAATTTTGGGGTCAACGTCAATACGCAGTTAATCCCATCGCCGATTTAGCTAATTTAGGAGTGGATTTAATCGTTAATCTTTCCGCTTCTCCCTACAGTGTCGGTAAGCAAAAATTGCGAGAATCTTTATTATCCCATAGTGCCACTAGATATAATTTACCGATAGTTTATGTCAATCAAGTGGGAGGTAATGATGATTTAATTTTTGATGGTGACAGCGTTGCTTTTAACCGACAAGGAGAAGTGATTTATCGCGCCCAGGCATTTACTTCTAGCCTAGAATTGATCGAGTTTAATCAAGATTTGTTACCCGCAGTTATTCATCCTTTACCCGTCGATGAAGATGAGGAAATTTATCGAGCTTTAGTCTTAGGAGTGCGAGATTATGTGCAGAAATGCGGTTTTAAACGGGTAATTTTTGGCTTGAGTGGTGGCATTGATTCCAGTTTAGTTGCCGCTATTGCCAGCGACGCATTAGGTAAAGAAAATGTTCTCGCTGTGATGATGCCTTCTCCCTATAGTTCCGACCATTCCATTAGCGATGCAGTGGCTTTAGTTAATAATTTAGGTATCAAAAGTGAGAAGTTAGCAATTCAAGAAATTATGACCGCTTATGATCAACTTTTAGATGGTCTTTTCGCTGGGACTGATTTCGGTATTGCCGAAGAAAATCTTCAGTCACGCATTCGCGGTAATTTATTAATGGCTCTCTCTAATAAATTCGGTCATTTACTATTATCCACTGGCAATAAATCAGAAATGGCGGTGGGATATTGCACCCTTTACGGTGATATGAATGGTGGTTTAGCAGTGATTGCTGATGTGCCGAAAACCCGCGTTTATTCCCTCTGTCGCTGGTTAAATCGGCACGGGGAAATTATTCCCCTTAATGTGATTAATAAAGCTCCTAGTGCTGAATTAAAACCCAATCAGAAGGATCAAGATTCTTTACCTCCCTACGAGATTTTAGATGCTATTTTAGCACTATTAATCGATCGCCATCAATCCGCCGAACAAATTATCGCCGCCGGCTTTGAGGCTGAAATTGTGCAGAAAGTGATTAAATTAGTTAAAAATGCCGAATTTAAGCGCAAACAAGCTCCCCCGGTCCTAAAAATTAGCGATCGCGCTTTTGGCACTGGTTGGCGAATGCCTATCGCTAGTCGCTGGGGTTAG
- a CDS encoding Uma2 family endonuclease: MIIAQEKPTIATVTKTPVTLEAYRAIAENSQERYEYCHGEMILMPGGTATHSAIAINISVFLGFLLRDRDFRLYNSDLRLWIPEYNCGTYTDLMVVNHEPEFNGDRKDEILNPLFIVEVLSPATEADDRGDKFRKYRSLPSFCEYLLVSQTEPYIEQYFRLAQSDRWQLQTYDQLSQIIPLESLNVELPLLEIYRRVSFAAAS; encoded by the coding sequence ATGATTATCGCTCAAGAAAAACCAACTATTGCGACAGTCACCAAAACCCCTGTCACTTTGGAAGCATATCGGGCGATCGCTGAAAATTCTCAGGAACGTTATGAATATTGCCATGGAGAAATGATTCTTATGCCTGGAGGAACCGCAACCCACAGCGCGATCGCGATCAATATCTCGGTTTTTTTGGGATTTTTATTGAGAGATAGGGATTTTCGTCTGTATAACAGCGATCTGCGGCTGTGGATTCCTGAATATAATTGTGGAACCTATACCGATCTCATGGTTGTTAACCATGAACCAGAATTTAACGGCGATCGCAAAGACGAAATTCTTAATCCTTTATTTATTGTAGAGGTGCTTTCCCCCGCCACGGAAGCAGATGATCGAGGTGATAAATTTAGAAAATATCGTTCCCTGCCAAGTTTTTGTGAATATCTGCTCGTTAGTCAAACTGAACCCTACATTGAGCAATATTTTAGACTCGCACAGAGCGATCGCTGGCAACTACAAACCTACGATCAACTTAGTCAAATAATCCCTCTGGAGAGTTTAAACGTTGAACTTCCCTTGCTAGAAATTTATCGTCGTGTTAGTTTTGCCGCAGCCTCATAA
- a CDS encoding NUDIX hydrolase, which translates to MKPPKTLANKSLADFKVGVDNVIFSVDTQLNRLLVLLIKRREEPFSNYWSLPGTLVRNGESLETAAYRILAEKISVNNLYLEQLYTFGSPEGDSPAASESFGKRYLSVSYFALVRFEEAKLITERDHNITWYMIDKVPDLAFNHGQILEYGWRRLRNKVEYSPVAFEVLPELFTLNDLYQFYETILGKNFSDYSNFRNRLLKLGFLKDMGLKVSRGAGRPASLYRFDEKAFAPFKDQPLVFV; encoded by the coding sequence ATGAAACCGCCAAAGACCCTAGCTAATAAATCTCTAGCTGATTTTAAAGTGGGAGTTGATAACGTGATCTTTTCCGTTGATACCCAATTAAACCGGCTGCTGGTGCTTCTGATTAAAAGACGGGAAGAACCCTTTAGTAATTACTGGAGTTTACCCGGGACTTTAGTTAGAAATGGGGAGTCACTGGAAACGGCAGCCTATCGAATTTTAGCCGAGAAAATTAGCGTCAATAATCTCTACCTGGAACAGTTATATACTTTTGGCAGTCCAGAGGGAGATTCCCCAGCAGCGTCCGAGAGTTTTGGGAAACGTTATCTATCGGTGAGTTACTTCGCTTTAGTGCGGTTTGAAGAAGCAAAATTAATCACTGAACGGGATCATAATATCACTTGGTATATGATTGATAAAGTGCCAGATTTAGCCTTTAATCACGGTCAAATTTTGGAATATGGCTGGCGAAGATTACGCAATAAAGTAGAATATAGTCCCGTCGCTTTTGAGGTTTTACCAGAATTATTTACTTTAAATGATCTTTATCAATTTTATGAGACAATTTTAGGTAAAAATTTTAGTGATTATTCTAACTTCAGAAATCGGCTATTGAAATTAGGATTTCTCAAGGATATGGGTTTAAAAGTCTCTCGTGGTGCCGGTCGTCCTGCTAGTTTATATCGCTTTGATGAAAAAGCTTTTGCTCCCTTTAAAGATCAACCCTTAGTTTTTGTTTAA
- the gap gene encoding type I glyceraldehyde-3-phosphate dehydrogenase, with the protein MTKVRVAINGFGRIGRLVFRAGIQNPDFEFVGINDLVPSDNIAYLLKYDSTHGRFQGTVEAKEDGIVVDGKFIPCYSIKDPAQLPWGATGADYVVESTGLFTTAEGAGKHLEAGAKRVVISAPTKDPDKIRTIVLGVNDNEYDPAKDMIVSNASCTTNCLAPITKVINDNFGLAEGLMTTVHSMTATQPTVDGPSKKDWRGGRGAGQNIIPSSTGAAKAVTLVIPSLKGKLTGMAFRVPTPNVSAVDLTFKTEKATSYEEICAAMKAASEGPMKGILGYTDEEVVSSDFITDPRSSIFDAKAGIQLNANFFKVVSWYDNEWGYSCRMLDLMKMMAAKEATLVTA; encoded by the coding sequence ATGACAAAAGTAAGAGTCGCCATCAACGGATTCGGTCGTATCGGTCGCCTCGTTTTTAGGGCGGGTATCCAAAATCCTGATTTCGAGTTTGTTGGTATTAATGATCTGGTTCCCTCCGATAATATTGCCTATCTGCTCAAATACGACTCCACCCACGGACGTTTTCAGGGTACGGTAGAAGCAAAAGAAGATGGCATCGTCGTGGATGGTAAGTTTATCCCCTGTTACTCGATTAAAGACCCCGCCCAACTGCCCTGGGGTGCAACCGGGGCCGATTATGTGGTCGAGTCCACTGGTTTATTTACCACCGCCGAAGGGGCCGGAAAACACCTGGAAGCTGGGGCGAAACGGGTGGTTATCTCCGCACCCACCAAAGATCCCGACAAGATTCGTACCATTGTACTAGGCGTTAACGACAATGAGTACGATCCCGCTAAAGATATGATCGTCTCTAACGCTAGTTGTACCACCAATTGTTTAGCCCCGATCACCAAAGTTATTAACGATAACTTCGGACTAGCGGAAGGATTAATGACCACGGTACACTCGATGACCGCCACTCAACCCACCGTGGATGGTCCATCGAAAAAAGATTGGCGCGGTGGTCGCGGCGCTGGTCAAAATATTATCCCCTCCTCCACGGGAGCAGCCAAAGCAGTAACCCTAGTTATTCCTTCCCTAAAAGGCAAATTAACCGGTATGGCCTTCCGTGTGCCAACTCCCAACGTTTCGGCGGTGGATTTAACCTTTAAAACCGAAAAAGCCACCAGTTACGAGGAAATCTGCGCCGCTATGAAAGCCGCCAGCGAAGGTCCGATGAAAGGTATCCTCGGTTATACCGATGAGGAAGTGGTATCGAGTGACTTTATCACTGACCCCCGTTCCAGTATCTTTGATGCTAAAGCTGGCATTCAACTTAATGCCAATTTCTTTAAGGTCGTCTCTTGGTACGATAACGAGTGGGGTTATTCCTGCCGGATGTTAGACCTGATGAAAATGATGGCAGCTAAGGAAGCAACCCTAGTAACAGCCTAA